CGCTATCGAGGGGTTCGACCCGGTGCTGGAGGCCGCCGACGCCATCATGGTGGCCCGGGGCGACCTCGGACTCGAGGTACCGGCGGAGGAAGTGCCGGTGTACCAGAAGATGCTCATAGCCAGGAGCAGGGCTGCCGGCAAGCCGGTGATAACGGCCACCCAGATGCTCGAATCCATGATGACCAACCCGCGCCCGACTCGGGCGGAGGCCAGCGACGTGGCTAACGCCATCGTGGACGGCACCGACGCCGTGATGCTGTCGGGCGAGACCGCGGCCGGACGATACCCGGTGGAGGCCGTCCGTATGATGCGCCGTATCGCCAGCTTCACCGAGGCCAACCTCCCCAACCGTCAGCCGCCCCGGTCTCCGGCCGACGCGCCGTCCTCGGTCACCGAGGCTATCAGCCAGGCCACCTGCCACATAGCGCAGCAGGTGGGGGCCCGGGCCATAGTTGCAGCTACCATGTCCGGCTGGACGGCGCGGATGGTGGCCAAAGAGCGGCCAGAGGTGCCCATCGTGGCCGTGACCCCGAGCCCTGAAGTGGTGGGCCGCCTCACCCTGGTCTGGGGGGTGGCGCCGGTGCTGGTAGAGACGTACGAGAGCACCGACGCGGTTACGTCCGCCTCGCTAGAGGTGGCCCAACTCCTCAACTTGGTGAAGAAGGACGATCTCGTAGTGCTCACGGCCGGGATGCCTCTCGGCGGTCCAGGCCGCACCAACATGATTCGGGTACACCGCCCCTTCGAGGTGATCCAGAGGGAAGGAGGCAGCTAGGCCGCCGACCGACCGCGGCTACCGTTGCGGCTCCAGTTCCGGCCGTGGCTGCGCTCCCTCGCGCCGGGCCAGCGGTGCCTGTACGTCGGTGGCGCAGTAGGGGCAGACCGTCCACCGCAAGTCGAGAAGCCGGGCGCACTTCGGAC
This genomic window from Anaerolineae bacterium contains:
- the pyk gene encoding pyruvate kinase — translated: MAFSCPTIPCLRCRTKIVCTLGPSTDAPGVVEQMVEEGMAVARINFSHGTAEENIRRIRQARQAAARYSMPIGILADLQGPKLRVGSFRQGKVDLTVGQEFQLLYQPAEGDATRVHVPHPEVLDAIAEGARILLGDGDIELVARHRTAEGIVCEVVVGGSLASRKGITVPGVRVHLPVVTEKDRADLLVALREKADYVAISFVQEAADIEVLRRIMHEAGAEVPIVAKIERRSAIEGFDPVLEAADAIMVARGDLGLEVPAEEVPVYQKMLIARSRAAGKPVITATQMLESMMTNPRPTRAEASDVANAIVDGTDAVMLSGETAAGRYPVEAVRMMRRIASFTEANLPNRQPPRSPADAPSSVTEAISQATCHIAQQVGARAIVAATMSGWTARMVAKERPEVPIVAVTPSPEVVGRLTLVWGVAPVLVETYESTDAVTSASLEVAQLLNLVKKDDLVVLTAGMPLGGPGRTNMIRVHRPFEVIQREGGS